One region of Candidatus Methylomirabilota bacterium genomic DNA includes:
- a CDS encoding TAXI family TRAP transporter solute-binding subunit, with product MKKFIIHCSAAILMLLIAASLCPAAEDMGIITGSDKGTYYQFGLDLQRLMKPTGVNLTVHTSKGSIENVFAVYQRPGVQLGIVQSDVLAFVARVQSDPVLSRIAKKTRMVFPLYNEEVHLLARRGIRDFDDLTGRRVAVGRDGSGTYLTARLLFKLSEVAPSEMVPIDTGEALAELKAGRIDAMFYVAGYPVKLLKEDVTEQDGLELIPITNKSITEFYPRADIPGDVYPWQKTPVNSVAVKAVLVSFDFRRKDCDNVGRFAQTISRQMSWLTQNGHAKWKAVDLNYPLKGWEQYDCVRKYVGTSVPGTAAAPAKANPNENPVFNAIKGLLDE from the coding sequence GTGAAGAAATTCATCATCCACTGCTCGGCGGCCATCCTGATGTTGCTGATCGCGGCGAGCCTGTGCCCGGCCGCGGAAGACATGGGGATCATCACCGGGAGCGACAAGGGCACCTACTACCAGTTCGGGCTCGACCTGCAGCGGTTGATGAAGCCCACCGGCGTGAATCTCACGGTGCACACATCGAAGGGCTCCATCGAGAACGTGTTCGCGGTCTATCAGCGGCCGGGCGTCCAGCTCGGTATCGTGCAGTCCGACGTGCTGGCCTTCGTGGCCCGCGTGCAGTCCGATCCGGTCCTGAGCCGCATCGCCAAGAAGACCCGCATGGTGTTCCCGCTCTACAACGAGGAGGTCCACCTCCTCGCCCGTCGCGGCATTCGCGACTTCGACGATCTCACCGGCAGGCGCGTGGCGGTCGGCCGCGACGGCAGCGGCACCTACCTCACCGCGCGGCTCCTGTTCAAGCTCTCCGAGGTGGCCCCGAGCGAGATGGTGCCCATCGACACCGGCGAGGCCCTGGCCGAGCTGAAAGCCGGGCGCATCGACGCGATGTTCTACGTCGCGGGCTACCCGGTGAAGCTCTTGAAGGAGGACGTCACGGAGCAGGACGGCCTGGAGCTGATCCCGATCACCAACAAGAGCATCACCGAGTTCTATCCGCGCGCCGACATCCCGGGCGACGTCTATCCGTGGCAGAAGACGCCGGTCAACAGCGTGGCGGTCAAGGCGGTGCTCGTCTCCTTCGACTTCCGCCGGAAGGATTGCGACAACGTCGGCCGCTTCGCCCAGACCATATCGCGGCAGATGAGCTGGCTCACCCAGAACGGCCACGCCAAGTGGAAGGCGGTCGACCTGAACTATCCGCTCAAGGGCTGGGAGCAGTACGACTGCGTGCGGAAGTACGTGGGCACCTCCGTTCCGGGCACCGCGGCCGCGCCGGCCAAGGCCAATCCGAACGAGAACCCGGTATTCAATGCCATCAAAGGGCTTCTCGACGAATAA